The Vitis riparia cultivar Riparia Gloire de Montpellier isolate 1030 chromosome 3, EGFV_Vit.rip_1.0, whole genome shotgun sequence genome includes a region encoding these proteins:
- the LOC117911406 gene encoding dicarboxylate transporter 2.1, chloroplastic-like, producing the protein MESFVLYTSSSSFSPSSRLSLLRRSPPSLKSPPSIFPSSASPRPVSNLRSPPSRLLPPLALFKSKPRTFLHPIQASPSPPPPPVEESPKGAKLIPFIISISIGLIVRFLVPKPVQVSMQAWQLLAIFLSTVAGLVLNPLPVGAWAFLGLTTSILTNTLSFSTAFGAFTNEVIWLIVISFFFARGFVKTGLGDRVANYFVKWLGKSTLGLSYGLTFSEILIAPAMPSTTARAGGIYLPIIKSLSLSVGSKPGDPSARKLGAYLVQSQFQSAGNSSALFLTAAAQNMLCLKLAEEVGVIVSSPWVSWFRAASVPALVSLLLSPFILYNLYPPEIKDTPDAPAMATKRLEHMGSVTRDEWVMIGTMILAVSLWVFGEALGIASVVAAMLGLSILLLLGVLEWDDCLSEKSAWDTLAWFAVLVGMAGQLTNLGIVTWMSSCVANLLQSFSLSWPAAFGVLQASYFFIHYLFASQTGHVGALYSAFLAMHVAAGVPGVLAALSLAYNTNLFGALTHYSSGQAAVYYGAGYVDLPDVFKVGFMMALSNAVIWVVVGSFWWKFLGLY; encoded by the exons ATGGAGAGCTTCGTCCTCTACACTTCATCTTCCTCCTTCTCACCCTCCTCTCGCCTTTCTTTACTCCGCAGATCACCGCCCTCCCTCAAATCCCCCCCCTCCATTTTCCCCTCCTCCGCCTCTCCTCGCCCGGTCTCCAACCTCCGATCACCTCCCTCGCGCCTTCTCCCCCCCCTCGCCCTCTTCAAATCAAAACCCCGCACTTTCCTCCACCCAATCCAAGCATCCCCCTCGCCACCCCCACCACCGGTAGAGGAATCCCCTAAGGGCGCCAAACTTATTCCCTTTATAATCTCAATATCCATTGGCTTGATTGTCCGATTTTTGGTGCCGAAACCCGTGCAAGTGTCGATGCAAGCCTGGCAACTTCTGGCCATATTTCTCTCAACAGTCGCCGGACTGGTATTGAATCCATTGCCGGTGGGTGCCTGGGCTTTTCTCGGCCTCACTACCTCAATTCTCACCAATACGCTGTCGTTTTCCACGGCTTTCGGGGCGTTCACCAACGAGGTGATTTGGTTGATCGTGATTTCGTTTTTCTTCGCCCGTGGGTTCGTGAAAACGGGCTTGGGCGATCGAGTTGCCAACTACTTTGTGAAGTGGCTGGGGAAGAGTACTCTGGGGTTGTCATATGGGTTAACTTTCAGTGAGATTCTCATTGCTCCTGCAATGCCCTCCACCACCGCCAGAGCTGGTGGCATTTACTTGCCCATTATCAAGTCCTTGTCGCTTTCCGTTGGGAGTAAACCGGGTGATCCCTCTGCCAGGAAACTCGGCGCTTATCTCGTTCAGTCCCAATTTCAG TCTGCTGGTAACTCTAGTGCTCTTTTCCTGACTGCTGCAGCTCAAAACATGCTATGCCTCAAACTAGCTGAGGAAGTTGGGGTGATTGTTTCAAGCCCATGGGTTTCTTGGTTCAGGGCTGCTAGTGTACCAGCACTGGTTTCTCTTCTACTCTCCccatttatcttatataatctATATCCTCCTGAGATCAAAGACACACCTGATGCCCCTGCCATGGCTACTAAAAGGCTGGAGCATATGGGTTCTGTCACAAGAGATGAGTGGGTGATGATTGGCACAATGATTCTTGCAGTATCTTTATGGGTCTTTGG AGAGGCTCTTGGTATAGCAAGTGTTGTTGCTGCCATGCTTGGCTTATCAATATTGCTGTTATTGGGAGTTCTTGAATGGGATGATTGTTTAAGTGAAAAGTCAGCGTGGGATACCTTAGCTTGGTTTGCAGTTCTAGTAGGTATGGCAGGCCAATTAACAAACCTTGGTATTGTAACCTGGATGTCAAGTTGTGTGGCAAACCTCCTTCAATCTTTCTCTTTGAGTTGGCCAGCTGCCTTCGGTGTTCTTCAGGCTTCTTACTTCTTCATTCACTACCTATTTGCAAGTCAAACTGGTCATGTAGGTGCATTGTACTCTGCTTTTCTCGCTATGCACGTGGCAGCTGGGGTGCCTGGTGTGCTGGCAGCATTGTCTTTAGCTTACAATACCAATCTTTTTGGTGCACTAACACATTACAGCAGTGGTCAGGCTGCTGTCTACTATGGAG CTGGGTACGTGGACCTTCCAGATGTATTCAAAGTAGGCTTTATGATGGCCTTGAGTAATGCTGTGATTTGGGTAGTAGTTGGGTCATTCTGGTGGAAGTTCTTGGGCCTCTATTGA